CGGTCTTCTCTGCGATCTTTTGTGGTCTGATCCCGACAAAGACATCACAGGCTGGAGCGAAAACGACAGAGGTGTCTCCTTCACCTTCGGTCCCGATGTTGTTTCCAGATTCCTCCAGAAGCACGACATGGATCTGATTTGCCGTGCCCATCAAGTCGTGGAAGACGGCTACGAGTTCTTCTCTAAGCGCCAGCTGGTCACTCTCTTCAGCGCACCGAACTACTGCGGAGAGTTTGACAACGCCGGAGCGATGATGAGTGTGGACGAGAGCTTGCTCTGCTCCTTCCAGGTGAGGAGAATACATTGGGATGACTGTGGACTCGTCGCATTGCTAACATCTCATGCCCTCGCAGATTCTGAAACCCGCTGAGAAGAAACAAAAGTACGTTCCCGGTGGTCTCGTAGGCAACAGCCGACCTGTCACTTCTCCCCGAAAGTCCGCTTCCAAGTGATTCTGAAGAGTTTATACGAACATGCACATCTTTTTAGGTTCGGCCGTCGTTAATTAGCTTCCCGCCCATCTCGACCGCACGACTCTTCCCCATCGACGCGGGTCATTCGCCCCCGCGCCCGCTCTCCCACTTTCTGGATTCCCTAGGGGTCTCCCTCCGTCAACTCTTCAACCTGTCCGATTCTTCTCGAGCACACCCATCCGACCACAACCCGCGCAAACTGTTCACGATTACGGCTGTCTGGTAGCTGAAGATAAACACAAAAAACACTGGAATTTGCAATGGCTACCACAACGTTTCACGTGTCTCTCTGTGCGGAACCCCATGGTGGACATGAACTCGCCTGGGGTCCAACAATGAGTGATTTGCACGCAATAGCGCACCCCAATAGGACCCGACACGAAGTTCGACGGTGGCTACTTTCGTCTTCACCGTTCACCAAGCTGAGCAGTTGCATACCCCCCCATACTGTTTCCTATCCGACTTGTCTTCGTGTCAGCTGGGTGGTAGTCTATCGCGGTTGCGGGGACGTGACAGTGACCGCCTGCTCTGTTCGTCTCGGTTTCCGGTGCTCGCCTTGGAGTCTCGGCCTTGGGGATCTCTGCCGTGCTCCAGCTCAAGCACCGTGGCACCTGTACGACTATAATTTCACGCAGAACGGGGAGAACTAAGCCGGGCCGGAGTTGGCATTCTGGTGTCTtggaggggaaggaaggtATCACATCGGCTGGATAACATGAGCCCAattccttttttctttctcttcacTTTTTCTAGGAGAAAGGTCATGGGCGGCCACTTTGACTTCTCTCTTGCTTGTACTTCTCACCACTGATTTCgggttttctttcttcttaTGCTGGAAAGGCATTTATCTGGTCCGTCGACGGAGGGCAGGCACCAAGACATCAGATCCTGGGATCATTCCTTGGTATATTCCTAGGATAAAATGACGTCTAACGTCCTGATCCAAGTCGACAGTCTATGTAAACACATGAACGACACCGACCACTCGAGGTAGATTAGTGTATTGCTTTCATGATCGGTGATGAACGGCAGTGATGAGCCTTCAATTTGAATGCTCCCCTTCTGTGGGTAATGTCTGCGCAACTTGAGCCATGAGATCTAGGTTGGGTAAAGGTTTCGGAAACTACCAAGCTCGGGCTGTCTTGCTTGATGTTTTAATGCAACGCGTACACCCCTCCGCTACCTAACAGGCCGCATGAACGCCGCCTATCCTGGTCCACATTCCAGGTTCTTCGCCCCTGGCTAGCGATCACTGGACAACGAGATGGCGAGGAATGCGTATATTTACTTGCGGAGGCGAGGCGTGTTGTTCGCACGACCTTGTCTACTACGACTGGCCAAGTCCCCCTAAACGGACAGGCGGAGGCCGGTGTCTCCAGATTGGCGCCGATCTTTTTGTAGTTCAGGCACAGTCCTCGCATTTCTCCTTGTTAGCATCGGCCGGCAGGTCGTCAAAATGCTGCCTCGGCAGTATGCCGGCGGACGAGATCTCGGTCTTGGTCTTCTGACCCGTGTTGGCGCGtgcggcgccgatggcgccACGGGCCGCCTCGCTAAGGGTGCTCTGCTCCTGTTCGGCAGCggatgtggtggtggtagtgtTCGGAGAGTCCTCACCGGTAGGTGtcttgttggcgttggcggggTGCTTCTTCAGCTGGGAGACGACGTCGGAGGCGGATGAGGGAGCCATTGTCGGTGCCTCTGCTATTGCGTCCGAAGCTAGAGAGGCTTGGGTGCTAGGCTTTGTTGTGTCGGGAGTGGGCTTCGCGTGCTTGCGgtcgacgtggccgaggtcCCTATCGGGCTGAatgacgtcgcggagacggCGCTTCAgctccttggtctcggggaAGCCTCCCTCGGTCTTGCGGTCCCAGAGGATCGTGGTTGAGGTCGtttcggcgccggcgggaaGGTGAGTCAGAGTGACTGTGAAGGTGCCGCCTGTGGAAGGCTGGAGAGCGACTTCACCGATGGATGTTGAAAATGTCGAAAGGAGCTCCT
The genomic region above belongs to Colletotrichum higginsianum IMI 349063 chromosome 2, whole genome shotgun sequence and contains:
- a CDS encoding SelT/selW/selH selenoprotein domain-containing protein; its protein translation is MADVPPPTQSASVSTPTLLPRVAIQFCTQCKWMLRAAYFAQELLSTFSTSIGEVALQPSTGGTFTVTLTHLPAGAETTSTTILWDRKTEGGFPETKELKRRLRDVIQPDRDLGHVDRKHAKPTPDTTKPSTQASLASDAIAEAPTMAPSSASDVVSQLKKHPANANKTPTGEDSPNTTTTTSAAEQEQSTLSEAARGAIGAARANTGQKTKTEISSAGILPRQHFDDLPADANKEKCEDCA